Proteins co-encoded in one Bremerella sp. TYQ1 genomic window:
- a CDS encoding sensor histidine kinase, with translation MPMVVPSLVATTIFALLAIAIVALAIFSLTGNRPAETTDWVNSDETSAKLQQEIETLKQFHLQLLEDKAFLQFLKSDQDRERQLLALDLHDLTLPNLTSALFQLETLSQRADVSSETLEAAVELIRESLLQARRVMNCLSPSLVQDEGVIASLQRLADQLSTSVATVEFQHDVDFDRLTPLSECALVQLVREAFDTIRRNRSAAHVHLDLRQNDDRLSLIISDDGRSDPFQEAEAASQQCIRECVELLAGHLEIECPRDGGTITRIDFSVTDLTQSDTLSEKSQAIS, from the coding sequence ATGCCAATGGTTGTCCCAAGTCTCGTAGCGACAACCATTTTCGCACTTTTGGCAATCGCGATTGTTGCCCTGGCAATCTTCAGCCTGACCGGCAACCGCCCTGCGGAGACAACCGATTGGGTAAACTCTGACGAGACTTCCGCGAAACTTCAGCAAGAGATCGAGACGCTCAAACAGTTCCATCTGCAGCTGTTGGAAGACAAAGCGTTTCTGCAATTTTTAAAGTCCGATCAAGATCGCGAACGACAACTGTTGGCCCTCGATCTGCACGATTTGACTTTGCCGAATCTAACGTCTGCCCTGTTTCAACTGGAAACACTTTCCCAGCGTGCCGACGTTTCCAGCGAAACGCTCGAGGCAGCCGTTGAACTGATTCGCGAAAGCTTGCTGCAAGCTCGTCGTGTGATGAACTGCTTGTCCCCTTCCCTGGTGCAAGACGAAGGAGTGATCGCAAGCTTACAGCGACTTGCCGATCAGTTGAGTACGAGCGTCGCCACGGTCGAGTTTCAGCACGACGTCGACTTCGATCGCCTGACGCCCCTCAGCGAGTGTGCGTTAGTGCAGCTTGTTCGCGAGGCTTTCGACACCATTCGCCGCAACCGCTCGGCCGCGCATGTCCATCTCGATCTACGGCAAAACGACGATCGCTTGTCGCTAATAATCTCGGACGATGGACGCTCCGATCCCTTTCAAGAAGCCGAAGCGGCAAGCCAGCAGTGCATCCGAGAATGCGTGGAACTTCTGGCGGGGCATTTGGAGATTGAATGCCCTCGAGACGGCGGAACGATCACCCGCATAGATTTTTCCGTCACCGATTTGACTCAATCGGACACGTTAAGCGAAAAATCTCAGGCAATCAGTTGA
- a CDS encoding (Fe-S)-binding protein, with the protein MRVALFVPCYVDQLYPRVAMATLDLLESLGVEVDFPEAQTCCGQPMLNSGCDTDALPLAQRFVDIFTGYDAIVCPSGSCVSMVKNHYAHLLHDNAPYEAMRTQVYELCEFLVDVLKVEQLPVKFPYKVGLHSSCHGLRELRLASDTERNTECFNKPRQLLEMLEGVEFSELRRVDECCGFGGTFAVSEEAVSCTMGRDRVADHLQAGTQVLTAGDMSCLMHLAGLIRRDKRPIHVMHIAEILAGYEVPQ; encoded by the coding sequence ATGCGTGTTGCCCTGTTTGTCCCGTGCTATGTCGACCAGCTCTATCCGCGCGTCGCCATGGCCACGCTCGATCTGCTGGAAAGCTTGGGCGTCGAGGTCGACTTTCCGGAAGCCCAAACATGTTGTGGGCAACCGATGCTGAACTCTGGCTGCGATACCGACGCACTTCCATTGGCTCAGCGGTTTGTCGACATCTTTACCGGCTACGATGCGATCGTTTGTCCCAGCGGAAGCTGCGTGTCGATGGTCAAGAACCACTACGCTCACTTGCTGCACGACAACGCTCCGTACGAAGCGATGCGGACTCAGGTCTACGAGCTGTGCGAGTTCCTTGTCGATGTCCTGAAAGTCGAGCAGCTGCCGGTCAAGTTTCCTTACAAAGTAGGTCTGCACTCCAGCTGCCATGGCCTGCGAGAACTTCGCCTGGCAAGCGACACCGAACGCAACACCGAATGCTTCAACAAACCGCGGCAATTGCTGGAGATGCTCGAAGGTGTCGAGTTCTCCGAGCTTCGCCGCGTGGACGAGTGCTGTGGATTTGGAGGAACGTTTGCGGTTTCTGAAGAAGCGGTAAGCTGCACGATGGGACGCGACCGTGTCGCCGACCATCTGCAGGCAGGCACCCAGGTTCTTACGGCAGGTGATATGTCGTGCTTGATGCATCTTGCGGGATTGATTCGCCGTGACAAGCGACCGATCCACGTGATGCACATTGCCGAGATCCTTGCCGGATACGAGGTACCCCAATGA
- a CDS encoding lactate utilization protein B, giving the protein MSAVKNYDHPSNARQFNENQDRTHWHDSALWFIREKRDRMSKSLPEWETLRACASQIKAHTVSKLADYLEEFEKNATARGVTVHWAKDAEEHNRIVLEILQKHDTKRIVKSKSMLTEECHLNPWLEKHGIEVVDTDLGERIVQLREEPPSHIVMPAIHLKKEDVSDTFHTHLNTEQGNNDPNYLTESARQHLRQKFCQADVGITGVNFAIAETGGFVVCTNEGNADLGVSLPKVHIACMGIEKLIPKADHLSIFLRLLARSATGQPITTYSSHFHGPVEGGELHIVLVDNGRSKLMNSDDYRNSLKCIRCGACMNTCPVYRRSGGHSYAATVPGPIGSILNPLRDAKHHKSLPFACTLCGSCSDVCPVKINLHEQLLTLRTEVKNQKQLPMSKTMPMRIASYVFQRPKLYAWLGGIGKFFLRTMPRFLIYNSLNPWGRNREMPESPPESFRQQYAQRAKKKNDHR; this is encoded by the coding sequence ATGAGCGCCGTCAAAAACTACGACCATCCCAGCAACGCGCGTCAGTTCAACGAGAACCAAGACCGCACGCACTGGCACGACTCCGCTTTGTGGTTCATCCGCGAAAAGCGGGACCGCATGTCGAAGAGTCTTCCCGAGTGGGAAACACTGCGGGCATGCGCGTCGCAAATCAAAGCTCACACCGTCAGCAAGCTGGCCGACTACCTCGAAGAGTTCGAGAAGAACGCGACCGCTCGTGGTGTCACCGTGCATTGGGCCAAAGATGCCGAAGAGCATAACCGCATCGTGTTGGAAATCCTGCAGAAGCACGACACCAAGCGGATCGTCAAATCCAAATCGATGCTGACCGAAGAGTGCCACTTAAACCCATGGCTCGAAAAGCATGGCATCGAAGTGGTCGACACCGACTTGGGCGAACGCATTGTCCAGCTTCGCGAAGAACCCCCTTCGCACATCGTCATGCCGGCGATTCACCTGAAGAAGGAAGACGTCAGCGACACATTCCACACGCACCTGAATACCGAACAGGGCAACAACGACCCGAACTACCTGACCGAGTCGGCTCGACAGCATCTGCGTCAGAAATTTTGCCAGGCCGACGTCGGCATCACCGGCGTCAACTTCGCCATTGCCGAGACCGGAGGCTTCGTCGTCTGCACCAACGAAGGGAACGCGGACTTAGGCGTTTCGTTGCCGAAGGTTCACATCGCGTGCATGGGGATCGAGAAGCTAATCCCGAAAGCGGATCACCTGAGCATCTTCCTGCGGTTACTCGCCCGCAGCGCGACCGGACAACCGATCACGACGTACTCGTCCCACTTCCACGGCCCTGTCGAAGGAGGCGAACTGCATATCGTGTTGGTCGACAACGGCCGCAGCAAGTTGATGAACAGCGACGACTATCGCAACTCGCTGAAGTGCATTCGCTGTGGTGCGTGCATGAATACGTGTCCGGTCTATCGCCGCAGCGGTGGACATAGCTACGCGGCAACGGTTCCTGGTCCGATCGGTTCGATCTTAAATCCACTGCGTGACGCCAAGCACCATAAGTCGCTTCCCTTTGCATGCACGCTGTGCGGAAGCTGCTCGGATGTTTGCCCGGTGAAGATCAATCTGCACGAGCAACTGCTGACACTTCGCACGGAAGTGAAAAACCAGAAGCAACTGCCGATGTCGAAGACCATGCCGATGCGGATAGCCTCGTACGTGTTCCAACGCCCCAAGCTGTATGCCTGGCTCGGCGGGATCGGCAAGTTCTTCCTCCGCACGATGCCGCGGTTTTTGATCTACAACTCGCTGAATCCGTGGGGACGCAATCGCGAGATGCCAGAGTCTCCGCCGGAAAGCTTCCGTCAGCAATATGCCCAGCGTGCCAAAAAGAAGAACGACCACCGATGA
- a CDS encoding LUD domain-containing protein: MSSKDQILKSVRNQLVPSAELPDLNQEWIHYEDAVAQFGEVLQAVGGTAVVVEGIDGLTSELAKIPFYTDAKKTVSCIEGLVGTTDLDRVEDPHELEDVDYAVLPGEFAVAENAAVWVTDAKIRHRVVLFIPQHIALVIHCPDGNVEGAIVHQMAEAYERLAFDKNQFGCFVSGPSKTADIEQSLVIGAHGARSLHVFFVV; the protein is encoded by the coding sequence ATGAGTAGCAAAGATCAAATCCTGAAGTCAGTTCGCAACCAGCTTGTGCCTTCGGCGGAACTACCTGACTTGAATCAAGAGTGGATCCACTACGAAGATGCTGTCGCTCAGTTTGGCGAAGTATTGCAAGCCGTCGGCGGAACCGCCGTTGTCGTCGAAGGCATCGACGGGCTCACGTCCGAGCTCGCCAAAATTCCCTTCTATACCGACGCCAAGAAGACCGTTAGCTGCATCGAAGGCCTGGTCGGGACAACCGATCTTGATCGCGTAGAAGACCCTCACGAACTGGAAGATGTCGACTACGCCGTTTTGCCAGGCGAGTTTGCCGTGGCCGAGAATGCCGCCGTTTGGGTGACCGATGCGAAGATTCGGCATCGCGTCGTGCTGTTCATTCCGCAGCACATCGCCTTGGTCATTCACTGCCCCGACGGCAACGTCGAAGGGGCGATCGTGCATCAGATGGCCGAAGCGTACGAGCGCCTAGCTTTCGATAAGAACCAGTTTGGCTGCTTCGTTTCCGGTCCCTCGAAGACTGCTGACATCGAGCAATCGCTCGTCATCGGCGCGCATGGGGCGAGATCGCTTCACGTCTTTTTCGTTGTCTGA
- a CDS encoding DUF1501 domain-containing protein — protein sequence MLVIPGSKAKDVCDPHLAPTRRDLLRVGGSAMLGLSLGQLLNLQSGQALGAEATSHGPNFGKAKSIILVYLQGGPSHLDLWDPKDNVPDNVRSAFKRIGSKVPGMDLTENMPKLAQETDKLTLIRSMSYTPVGLFNHTAAIYQMHTGYTADKVSPSGQLEPPTPKDFPNFGCNIIKFKPPEVPMLPFVMMPRPLQESNVVNKSGTAGFLGRAYDPYYLFPSGDDMDMNKMDRINVDDLKLRPEISSTRLNRRARLRDMINAGMPTLDKAVESYDLDKYYETALNLISSGRARDAFDLSKESDKTRDRYGRNTFGQSLLLARRLVEAGTRVVEVIWPKVANSNNHSWDHHVDLTKRMKDQSAPMLDSGLSSLIADMDDRGLLEETLVVAVGEFGRSPQRGVSTSGNNNSADGRDHWPYCYTACLAGAGIGRGQVYGESDETASAPKNDPVHPTELLATMYHAIGIDPQTIVYNHLNQPRELVKAEAVTGLFS from the coding sequence ATGCTGGTCATTCCTGGAAGCAAAGCGAAGGACGTTTGCGATCCTCACTTGGCGCCAACTCGACGCGACCTATTGCGCGTCGGTGGTTCGGCCATGTTGGGTTTGTCGCTTGGTCAATTGTTGAATCTCCAATCAGGACAAGCGCTCGGAGCGGAAGCCACTTCGCACGGGCCGAACTTCGGCAAAGCGAAAAGCATTATCCTGGTCTACCTGCAAGGTGGCCCCAGCCATCTCGACTTGTGGGACCCCAAAGACAACGTGCCCGATAACGTTCGTAGCGCGTTCAAACGAATCGGCAGTAAAGTTCCCGGCATGGACCTCACCGAGAACATGCCGAAGCTGGCCCAGGAAACCGACAAGCTGACGCTGATTCGCTCGATGAGCTATACGCCGGTCGGTCTGTTTAATCACACCGCGGCCATCTATCAGATGCACACCGGCTACACTGCCGACAAAGTCAGTCCCAGTGGACAGTTAGAACCGCCCACGCCCAAAGACTTCCCCAACTTCGGCTGCAACATCATCAAGTTCAAGCCGCCGGAAGTCCCTATGCTTCCGTTCGTGATGATGCCGCGACCGCTGCAGGAAAGCAACGTCGTCAACAAGTCTGGCACCGCGGGCTTCCTGGGTCGCGCTTACGATCCGTATTATCTCTTCCCCAGCGGAGATGATATGGACATGAACAAGATGGATCGCATCAATGTCGACGACTTGAAACTGCGTCCCGAGATCAGCAGCACGCGCTTAAACCGACGAGCCCGCCTGCGAGACATGATCAACGCGGGGATGCCGACGCTCGACAAAGCAGTCGAATCGTACGACTTAGACAAATACTACGAAACCGCTTTGAACCTGATTTCCAGTGGCCGCGCACGCGACGCGTTCGACCTCTCTAAAGAATCGGACAAAACGCGTGATCGTTACGGCAGAAATACATTCGGCCAAAGCTTACTGCTCGCGCGGCGTTTAGTCGAAGCAGGTACCCGGGTCGTTGAAGTGATCTGGCCCAAAGTCGCCAACAGCAATAACCACAGCTGGGATCATCACGTCGATTTGACCAAACGCATGAAAGACCAATCAGCCCCAATGCTGGACTCTGGTCTTTCTTCGCTGATCGCCGACATGGACGACCGCGGCTTGCTCGAAGAAACATTAGTCGTCGCCGTTGGCGAGTTCGGCCGAAGCCCTCAGCGAGGCGTCAGCACTTCCGGCAACAACAACAGCGCTGATGGCCGCGACCATTGGCCGTATTGTTACACCGCTTGCCTCGCAGGCGCCGGGATCGGCCGCGGTCAGGTCTATGGCGAATCAGACGAAACCGCTTCCGCTCCGAAGAACGACCCCGTACATCCGACGGAACTGTTAGCGACGATGTACCACGCCATCGGTATCGATCCTCAGACCATCGTTTACAACCATTTGAATCAACCCCGCGAGCTAGTGAAAGCTGAAGCCGTTACCGGACTATTCAGCTAA
- a CDS encoding ATP-binding protein — protein MTCDPSSPEGDWNIDEVLTTETLAQRPERPPNHAAENQALIELAQVLAESPAAVLQKLVDTALELCDAGSAGISIAETEDDKPIFRWRATAGEYKKYHLGTMPRDFSPCGIVVKRDAFQLMNDPVRAFPYIDSISPAPVEILLVPFYRDNQAIGTVWIVSHSADKKFDTEDARIVTNLATFASTVIQNLEAVEAAQSATDAMASQQLTLEQVERDLRDTQQRLQSTLEAAEVATWTWEIASNRVVGDRNLIQLFDVSPEVAAGGPIEAFFSAIHPDDQAEVERKVLRAIETCTDYEAIYRVRNREGRYRWVIARGSVECEESGIAVRLPGIIVDVTRQKEAEELANRLASESDQLRRTYENALSNTADLNFVCDHDGKFLYVNRAFLNLWKKEMGDVVGQSAIPSQTSSDIAQRFQAQVQKVIKTKQSLRDEATYQTPEGTRQYESILQPVLGTNGEIEAVVGSSRDITDRKEFERHLLETHRQKDEFLATLAHELRNPLAPIRTGLQLLKFAHGSAEDVAESVEIMEQQVAHLVRLVDDLLDVSRVTSGKINLRNDSIDLRATLKSALEMCLSNLREQEHQWSIDVPETPVAIEGDSVRLTQIFSNVINNACKYTPREGTIAISLTHDEEQATVTVKDNGIGIPEDMLPKIFDIFKQVEPSLDRAQGGLGLGLTLSQRLVEMHGGTISAASPGVGQGTTITVTLPVPANASSLLPASLTPKEASSTRSLKILAVDDNVGAAVLLSKLLRKLGDHSVEVAHSGSTVLEKAPMFRPDLILMDIGMPGMSGYEVAKKLRQMQETQDVFLVALTGYGQDADRAEARQAGFDEHMTKPPSLDVLRDMLEHPKLTSGSDKSK, from the coding sequence ATGACTTGCGATCCATCATCCCCCGAGGGCGATTGGAATATCGATGAAGTCCTGACTACGGAAACACTCGCCCAACGTCCGGAAAGACCGCCGAATCACGCCGCAGAGAACCAGGCATTAATTGAACTTGCCCAAGTTCTCGCAGAATCTCCTGCTGCTGTGCTGCAAAAGCTTGTCGATACAGCTCTCGAACTTTGCGACGCCGGCTCTGCAGGAATCAGTATTGCTGAAACCGAAGATGATAAGCCGATTTTTCGTTGGCGAGCCACGGCCGGGGAATACAAAAAATATCACCTCGGGACCATGCCACGAGACTTTAGCCCGTGCGGCATTGTCGTGAAGCGAGATGCATTTCAGTTGATGAATGATCCCGTGCGTGCATTTCCGTACATAGACTCTATCTCACCTGCTCCTGTTGAAATCCTGCTGGTTCCTTTTTATCGAGACAATCAAGCCATTGGGACCGTCTGGATCGTATCTCACTCGGCAGACAAGAAATTCGATACCGAAGACGCGCGAATTGTCACCAATCTCGCCACGTTCGCTTCCACGGTGATACAAAACCTGGAAGCGGTTGAAGCAGCGCAATCGGCGACGGACGCCATGGCTTCGCAGCAACTGACCCTTGAACAAGTCGAACGCGATTTGCGCGATACGCAGCAGCGGCTGCAGTCAACACTAGAAGCGGCGGAAGTTGCCACGTGGACCTGGGAAATCGCTTCCAATCGTGTCGTTGGCGATAGAAACCTGATTCAGCTTTTCGACGTTTCACCAGAGGTCGCCGCAGGAGGACCTATCGAAGCTTTCTTCTCGGCAATTCACCCCGACGATCAAGCCGAAGTGGAACGCAAAGTCCTACGAGCAATCGAGACTTGCACCGACTACGAAGCGATCTATCGGGTACGAAATCGCGAAGGACGCTATCGATGGGTCATTGCCCGAGGTTCAGTTGAATGTGAAGAGTCGGGAATTGCCGTACGGCTACCCGGCATTATCGTTGACGTGACACGCCAGAAAGAAGCGGAAGAGTTGGCCAACCGCCTGGCGAGCGAATCGGATCAGCTTCGTCGAACCTATGAAAATGCCCTATCGAATACGGCCGACTTAAACTTTGTTTGCGATCACGATGGCAAATTTTTGTATGTAAACCGAGCGTTTCTCAATCTTTGGAAAAAAGAGATGGGGGACGTCGTCGGTCAATCAGCGATCCCTTCGCAAACCTCTTCGGACATCGCCCAACGATTTCAGGCTCAAGTTCAAAAGGTCATCAAAACCAAGCAAAGTCTTCGTGATGAGGCGACCTACCAGACCCCGGAAGGAACGCGGCAATACGAATCAATTCTACAGCCGGTTCTGGGAACCAATGGCGAGATCGAAGCGGTCGTGGGCTCTTCGCGAGACATTACCGATCGGAAAGAGTTTGAACGGCATCTGCTCGAAACCCATCGTCAGAAAGATGAGTTTCTCGCCACACTCGCCCACGAACTGAGAAATCCACTTGCTCCTATTCGGACGGGGCTTCAGCTTCTTAAGTTTGCCCATGGCTCTGCGGAAGATGTCGCCGAATCGGTGGAAATCATGGAGCAGCAAGTCGCTCACTTGGTTCGACTTGTCGACGATCTTCTTGACGTGTCGCGTGTCACCAGCGGCAAGATCAACTTGCGGAACGATTCCATTGACCTGCGTGCCACGTTAAAGTCGGCCTTGGAGATGTGCCTGAGCAACTTGCGCGAGCAAGAACATCAATGGTCGATCGATGTTCCTGAAACTCCCGTAGCAATCGAAGGCGATAGCGTTCGGCTCACCCAGATTTTTTCCAACGTCATCAATAATGCCTGCAAGTACACTCCTCGCGAGGGAACGATCGCTATCTCGCTGACCCACGACGAAGAACAAGCGACCGTTACCGTCAAAGATAATGGCATTGGAATTCCTGAAGACATGCTTCCCAAGATCTTCGATATCTTCAAGCAGGTCGAACCATCGCTGGATCGGGCTCAGGGTGGTCTCGGATTAGGACTGACGCTCTCTCAGCGTCTCGTTGAGATGCACGGCGGGACCATCTCGGCGGCAAGTCCAGGCGTCGGCCAAGGGACCACCATCACGGTTACATTGCCGGTTCCCGCCAACGCCAGTTCGTTACTTCCGGCATCCCTCACACCGAAAGAAGCATCCAGCACGCGTTCGCTTAAAATCCTTGCCGTCGATGACAATGTTGGAGCAGCAGTTCTGTTGAGCAAACTGCTACGCAAGCTTGGCGATCACTCGGTCGAAGTGGCTCACTCTGGCTCGACCGTACTTGAAAAGGCTCCCATGTTTCGTCCCGATTTAATCCTGATGGACATCGGCATGCCGGGGATGAGTGGTTACGAAGTCGCCAAGAAGCTGCGGCAAATGCAGGAAACACAAGATGTATTTCTCGTCGCCTTGACAGGCTACGGACAAGATGCCGATCGTGCCGAAGCCCGCCAAGCGGGATTTGACGAGCATATGACCAAGCCGCCATCGTTAGACGTGTTACGCGACATGCTGGAACATCCCAAGCTGACCTCTGGCTCTGATAAGAGCAAATAA
- the katG gene encoding catalase/peroxidase HPI: MNSGPVMSVKDWWPNQIDLQVLHQNSAKSNPLGPEFNYAEEFEKLDLEAVKKDIKELMTTSQDWWPADYGHYGPLFIRMAWHSAGTYRVTDGRGGASDGTQRFAPLNSWPDNASLDKARRLLWPIKQKYGNKISWADLMVLSGNCALESMGFETFGFAGGREDVWEPQMDVYWGPENEWLGGERYHGDGELEKPLGATQMGLIYVNPEGPKGKPDPLAAAKAIRTAFGRMAMNDEETVALIAGGHTFGKAHGAASPAEYVGPEPEAASIEEQGLGWKNKFGKGKAEDTITSGLEGAWTSTPAQWSHDYFNNLFGFEWELTKSPAGAHQWKPKNGEAADMVPDAHIEGKTHAPMMFTTDLALKMDPEYAKISKRFHENPEEFEKAFAKAWYKLTHRDMGPHARLLGANVPEPQLWQDPVPAADYEVIDDADIDTLKGKILDTNLTIPELVETAWASASTFRGSDMRGGANGARIRLAPQKDWAVNNPEQTAKVIAALEKIQKDFNDSQSGDKQVSLADLIVLGGCAAVEVAAKEAGHNVEVPFTPGRTDATQEMTDVESVAYLEPMSDGFRNYVGKNDYDRRKPEEKLIDRANLLTLTAPEMTVLVGGLRALDANTGESKDGVFTNKPGALTNDYFVNLLDLDTTWHKTGENTYEGRDYETNQPKWTATRVDLIFGSNSQLRAIAEVYASDEGEARFVNDFVKAWDKVMNLDRFEVDRADPEL, from the coding sequence ATGAATTCAGGCCCCGTCATGTCGGTCAAAGACTGGTGGCCTAACCAGATCGATCTTCAGGTGTTGCACCAGAACTCGGCCAAGAGCAATCCTCTGGGGCCGGAATTCAATTACGCCGAAGAGTTCGAGAAGCTCGATCTCGAAGCGGTGAAGAAAGACATCAAAGAGTTGATGACCACTTCCCAGGATTGGTGGCCAGCTGACTATGGACATTATGGACCGCTGTTCATTCGAATGGCCTGGCACAGTGCGGGAACGTATCGGGTGACTGACGGTCGCGGCGGCGCTTCTGATGGCACGCAGCGATTCGCTCCGCTGAACAGTTGGCCAGACAATGCCAGCCTCGACAAAGCACGTCGTTTGCTGTGGCCGATCAAGCAGAAGTATGGCAACAAGATTTCGTGGGCCGACTTGATGGTCTTGTCAGGCAACTGCGCCTTGGAATCGATGGGCTTCGAAACGTTTGGTTTTGCTGGCGGTCGCGAAGATGTCTGGGAACCCCAGATGGACGTCTATTGGGGGCCTGAAAACGAATGGCTCGGTGGTGAACGTTACCATGGCGACGGCGAACTCGAAAAGCCGCTGGGTGCCACGCAAATGGGTTTGATCTACGTCAATCCTGAAGGCCCCAAGGGAAAGCCAGATCCGCTTGCCGCAGCGAAAGCAATTCGCACCGCGTTCGGTCGTATGGCGATGAACGACGAAGAAACGGTCGCGCTGATTGCCGGTGGTCATACATTCGGTAAAGCCCACGGTGCTGCTTCGCCGGCCGAATATGTCGGCCCGGAACCGGAAGCCGCGAGCATCGAAGAGCAAGGCCTTGGCTGGAAGAATAAGTTCGGCAAAGGAAAAGCGGAAGATACCATCACCAGCGGTTTGGAAGGGGCTTGGACTTCGACGCCGGCTCAGTGGTCGCACGACTACTTCAACAACTTGTTTGGTTTTGAATGGGAACTGACGAAGAGTCCCGCCGGGGCGCATCAGTGGAAGCCTAAGAATGGTGAAGCAGCCGACATGGTGCCGGATGCCCACATCGAAGGCAAGACACATGCTCCCATGATGTTCACGACCGACTTGGCTTTGAAGATGGATCCGGAATACGCGAAGATCTCGAAGCGATTCCACGAGAATCCAGAAGAGTTCGAGAAGGCGTTCGCGAAGGCCTGGTACAAGCTGACTCACCGCGACATGGGGCCGCATGCCCGATTGTTGGGAGCGAATGTTCCTGAGCCGCAGTTGTGGCAAGATCCTGTCCCCGCCGCCGATTACGAAGTGATCGACGACGCGGACATCGATACGCTCAAGGGCAAGATCCTCGACACGAACTTGACCATTCCTGAATTGGTCGAAACGGCGTGGGCTTCGGCCAGCACGTTCCGTGGTTCCGACATGCGGGGAGGTGCCAACGGTGCTCGAATTCGCCTGGCTCCGCAAAAGGATTGGGCGGTCAACAATCCTGAGCAGACCGCGAAGGTGATTGCCGCACTCGAGAAGATCCAAAAGGACTTCAACGATTCGCAGTCAGGCGACAAGCAGGTTTCGCTGGCCGACTTGATCGTGCTTGGCGGTTGTGCCGCGGTGGAAGTTGCTGCCAAAGAAGCAGGCCACAACGTCGAAGTGCCCTTCACGCCTGGTCGTACCGATGCGACTCAGGAAATGACCGACGTCGAGTCGGTGGCTTACCTCGAACCGATGTCGGATGGCTTCCGCAACTATGTCGGTAAGAACGACTACGACCGCCGCAAGCCGGAAGAGAAGCTGATCGACCGAGCGAACTTGCTCACGTTGACTGCTCCGGAAATGACGGTCCTTGTCGGTGGGCTGCGTGCGTTGGATGCCAACACGGGCGAATCGAAGGATGGTGTCTTCACCAACAAGCCAGGCGCGTTGACGAACGATTACTTCGTCAACTTGCTGGACCTCGACACGACGTGGCATAAGACCGGCGAGAACACCTACGAAGGTCGCGACTACGAAACGAATCAGCCGAAATGGACGGCAACTCGTGTCGACTTGATCTTCGGTTCCAACTCGCAGCTGCGAGCGATCGCCGAAGTGTATGCCAGCGACGAAGGGGAAGCTCGTTTCGTTAACGACTTTGTCAAAGCCTGGGACAAAGTGATGAACCTCGATCGTTTTGAAGTCGATCGCGCCGACCCTGAGTTGTAA